The genomic interval GATGAGATAATAAAAACATTTACAATCACATTAACCGTTTTATCATGAACTATTCAAGATTTTACAGAAGCAGGACCCAGAAAGTATTTGGCGGAGTTTCAGGCGGCATTGCCGAGTATTTTAATATGGATCCGGTAATTATCCGGGTCATTTTTGTATTGGCCGCAATCTTTGGCGGAGGAGGTGTTATCATTTACCTCGTGCTTTGGGTTGCCGTTCCCGAAAGGCCATTTACATCAACTTTTTATAATGCCGGAACCCCACCAGAGCCCGACCCAACGAAAGACACTCCCCCTGTTGTTGAACCTGAGCCGGGAGTTGACATCGCAAACCGCCGCTACACCGGTAGCATGATCGGTGGAATTATTTTAATTGGTATTGGTGCTATCATTTTGGTAACCCGGGTCGTACCCAATGTTTATTTCCGTGACCTATGGCCATTTATACTTGTGGCCGCAGGTGTTGTACTGATCCTGACCTCCATGAATCAGCCAACTCCCAGACAACAATAATAAAGTTTCGTTCAAGTATTGAATCATAAAATTCTCAAACCATGGATTACAAAAAAGTTTTTTGGGGCATCCTTTTCATTATGATAGGGTTGTTATTTGTTTTGAAAAATCTCAACATTCTCGAATTTAGCTGGTTCCAGTTCCTGAACCTATGGCCTTTACTTCTGATCCTGTGGGGTATAGCCATGCTGCCGATAAAAGGAGCCGTGAAGTTAATTCTATCACTACTCATTGTTGTATTGGGCGTTTACCTGGTAAATAAATACGACAGTGGTTACTGGTTTGATTTTAATAAACCTGGAACTGGAAAATACCGGCATTATGACAAATGGGATAAATCACGTGGTGATAAGTGGGATGATTCGCAAGATGATAATACAGATAAAGACCGTGATGGGGACGATTGGGAAAGTCAATACCTTTTCTTCCCTTACAGTGCTGATATTGAAAAAGCAACATTGAGACTCGACGCTGCTGCGGGCAGTTTCTATCTTCAGGATACTTCCCAACAACTCATTGAAGTTAGAAAAGATGGAAATATCGGGAGTTATAGTCTCACTTCCCAGGAAGCAAGAGATTCGTATGTTGTTAACTTATCAATGGAGGAAACTACTATCCGTGGCAATCGATTGAGACACCAGGTTGACATTAAGCTCCATGAAGAACCGGTGTGGGACCTCGATCTGGACATTGGCGCTGCCCGGATTGAAATGGATTTGAGTTCTTTTAAAGTAAATGACATAAACATTGATGGTGGCGCTTCCTCTATCCGGATGAAGTTGGGTAACCTGATGCCTATGATTAATGTTGAAGTGGATGCCGGAGCTTCTTCAATCGTTATCGAAGTGCCTGAAAGCTCAGGTTGCCAGGTTAAAACCAGCTCAGTGCTCTCGGGTAAGAACCTGAAAGATTTTAATAAAACAGATGACGATAAGTACACTACTGAAAACTTCAGCGATAGCGAGAATAAAATTTTCATCAATATTGATGTGGCCGTATCAAGCATTGAGGTGAAAAGATATTAAAAACCCTGGTTATATTTTGAGCCATATCAGGGGTACCGGCATTCATCCGCAAGGGTGAATGCCGGTTGTTTTTTTACAACCTTCCTCTTTTTTGCGACCACAAACTTTCCACTCAGGAAAATTGTTTATAAGAAATGCCTATTTTTGCAACATCAGATCCTGTAGCCCAAAACTCTAATTTCGCTTCCAACATGTCCATTTCACTCAGGTTAATCCTGGTTTGCATTGCCTTTTTGTTGCTGGTAGTTTCACCTGAGAATCTCTCGCGTAGTGCATTGCCGCACCAGACCGAGCTCTTATCGCCAAAAGAAGAAGACCAACTATACAGCTACCTTTTACGTGATAAAGTAGATCAGATTGACTCACTGCTCAATCGCTACTCCTGGTTTAACGGGAATATCATGGTGGTAAAGGATCATAAGATTTTATACCAGCGATCACATGGTTATGCGAACTTTCAAACGCGCGAACCATTGACCACTTCATCGGTTTTTGAACTTGCCTCGGTAAGTAAGCAATTTACAGCTGTTGCGATTTTAATGCTTTATGAGCGCAAATTAATTGATCTCGATGATGAGATTAAACGATACCTGCCAGAGATTACTTATAAGGATATTACAATCAGGCATCTGCTCAACCACACTTCGGGATTGCCAAATTATATGTATGTGCTGGAAAAGCAGTCCGATGGTTCGCACATGCCTTCAAATGAGGAAATGCTGAAAATACTTGTTGGCAGCAACCCAAATATATTCTTCAAGCCAGGTCGCCTTTATAGTTATTCCAATACCGGATACGCTTTGCTGGCATCAGTGGTTGAGAGGGTTTCAGGGAAAACGTTTTCTCAATTTATACGCGAGAATATTTTCCACCCACTTGAGATGCACAATACATTTACTAGTGTAGAGTTACTCGATAACGAATTTACTGTCAGTCATCAGGCAGTTGGCCATCGCCAGGTTTGGAGGCGGTTCCGACCCAATACACCAGTTGTTCACGATAGGGTTTTGGGCGATAAAGGCATTCATTCATGCCTTGAGGATCTTTATAAATGGGATCAGGCATTATACTCCGGGCAACTTGTAAGCAAGCAATCCCTTGAAGAGGCTTATAATCCGGTTACACTTTCCAACCGTCGTAATTTCCCTTATGGATTTGGGTTTAGGATCGGGAAGAAAAGTGAAGAAAAATACGTTTACCATCATGGGCTTTGGGAAGGCTTTAGAACCAGCTTTATCAGGTATATTGAACGGGGCGATGCAATTGTGATCCTGAATAATACAAACCAACGCTTTAACAACAAGATCATCAACAACATTGAGCATATTATTGAAAAGCCAGTGGTCATGAGCCCCACTCATAAACTCGCTTTATGTGTTATTCATGATGGCGTTCCAAAAGCTCTCGAAATGTATAATGAAATGATTGCCAGCGGAATGTTGCAACATCCTGATGCCAATGAATTATTTGGCGTAGCCCAGATGTTGAGGCAAATCAATAAACCCGTTTTGTCGAGCTGGATATATGAGTTTTACGAAACCACCAGTTTATGCCGGGATGTTGAACTTCCATTGGCCGGGAAGTAATTTGCAGGAATTAACGCCTGAGTTCAAAGTTTTTACCCAAGTACACTTTCCGAACCTGCTCGTCCTGTGCCAATTCTTCCGATGTGCCGGATTTCAAAACAGATCCTTCATACAATAAATAGGCACGATCAGTAATGGTAAGTGTTTCATGCACATTATGATCGGTAATCAGGATACCAATATTTTTCGATTTTAGCCTGACCACTATATTCTGAATATCCTCAACTGCAATAGGGTCAACTCCGGCAAATGGTTCGTCGAGCAGCATAAATTTGGGATCAACGGCCAGGGCGCGGGCTATTTCAGTTCTTCGGCGCTCACCTCCTGAGAGCATAATGCCAAGGCTTTTTCTAACATGCTGCAGGCCAAACTCATCGAGTAGGGATTCAAGACGTTCTTTTTGTTGCTGCTTTTTCAAGCCTGTGAATTCAAGCACGGCTTTGATATTATCCTCAACGCTTAACCTGCGGAAAACAGAAGCTTCCTGGGCAAGATATCCAATACCTAATTGAGAGCGTTTATACATTGGCTCGCGCGTAATTTCAGTATTATCAAGAAAAACTCGCCCTTCCAATGGTTTTATCAAACCTACGATGATATAAAACGAAGTTGTTTTACCAGCGCCATTCGGGCCAAGTAACCCAACAATCTCACCACGCTTTACTTCGATGCTGACATTATTTACAACTGTACGCTTGCGGTACTTTTTTACAATGTTATCGGTTCGTAATATCATGTGAATTGCGAATTGAATATTAATGAGTTTATGTGGCAGACGAGCTGCCGAGTTCATCCCAAAACTCCACAGCCCTTCGTGTATGCGGTATAACGATGGTTCCCCCAACCAGATTGCCTATGGCCAGAATTTCAAACAATTCCTCATTGTTCATGCCGTTTTCGTGGCATTTAATAAGATGATACTTGATGCAATCATCGCATCGCAGCACCAGCGATGCAATAAGCCCCAGCATTTCCTTTGTTTTTGTGTTCAGGGCGCCCCCCATATAAGCATTGGTATCAATGTTATAGATGCGTTTGATCACTTTATTGTCAGCAGCCAGAATGCGTTCATTCATTTTCTGCCTGTATGCATTAAATTCTTCCAGTTTTGAAGTCATTGTTCTGTATTTTGTTTAGATAAAAAGCCTGGGAAGGCTGTAGGACTAACGATTGTGTGAACCGGGACAAAATTAGTTCAGGCTTATTTCTTAACACTCTTGACCGGCTTAAATAATCCCTTCTTTCAAAATATCATGTAAATGGATCACACCAGTGTATAAATCATGATCAACCACAAGCAATTGAGTTATGTTGTTCTGGCGCATTATGTTGAGCGCATCAGAAACCAATGCATCCTTTTCAATTGTGCGTGGGTTTGCTGACATAATATCAACTGCTTTATGATTTTCGAACTCAACATTTCGGTATAACATCCTTCGAATATCACCATCAGTAATGATGCCTTTCAGCTGGTTTCCATCAACTACTGCTGTTGCACCCAGGCGTTTTGATGTTATCTCAACAATAACGGTCTTGATGCTATCATCTACATTAACCCGCGGCACTTCATTAGTAATACAAATATCCTGAACTCTGAGATACAGTTGCTTGCCAAGTGAACCGCCAGGATGATATCTTGCGAAATCACTGATCGAAAAACCCCTTGATTCTAAGAGACATACCGCCAAAGCATCGCCCATGGCAAGCTGCGCTGTAGTACTGGAAGTAGGGGCCAGATTATTGGAGCAAGCTTCCTTTTTTACAGAAACATCAATAATATAATCTGCCTGCCTGGCAAGATAAGAATCGGTATTGCCAACAAAAGCAACCAATTTATTAACTGATAACTTAAGCAAGGGGACAAGCACCTTGATTTCGGGAGTATTCCCGCTTTTTGAAAGGCAGATAACAACATCATCCTTGCGTATAGTTCCCAGATCGCCATGGAGAGCATCGGCAGCGTGCAGAAAAATTGCTGGGGTTCCGGTTGAGTTAAGCGTAGCAACTATTTTTTGTGCAATGATGGCGCTTTTCCCAATTCCGGTAAGGATTGCCCGCCCCTCTGAGTGCAGGATTAACTCAACCACCTCTACAAAAGTATCATTGATGTGTGATGCAAGATCGGCAACTGCTTCAGCTTCATCACGCAGGGTTAATCTGGCAATTTCTTTAATTTCGTCAGTAGATTTCAAAGTGTGGATTCAGTTTAAATGTTCAGTTTGCCTGACAAAGGTATGGAAATTAACTAATCAGAATCTGCCGCTTTTACTGTTGAAAAACAATCCGTTAAAACAGTCTTACTCATTAACGTTAAATCAGGAAGATTCTTTTTTTGAAAAACAATTTTAAATACTCAAATTTGCACTCCTTTTTTTGGGGAAGGGTAATAATTTGATCTTTACATGGTTTATACATTTCTGCGAATGAAAATCAATGAAGATCAATAGAGAAAGGAAAATATATTTTTTTCTTATTTGGTTAATTGGCTTTAAAAAGCATTATATTTGTATTGAACGATAAGATTGTTATAATTCAATTAATTAAAATTTTGGTTACCAATTGATTATTAAGCTTAAATTTTTATTGTTTTAAGCTTTATAGGAGATTTAATACTAGCTGTAAGAAATGACTTTGACTAAGGATTATCCGCTGCATGACCTACTGAAGAAGATTTTTGGATTTGAGCATTTCAAGGGTAATCAGGAAGCGATCATAAAAAGTGTCCTTGCCGGAAAAGACGCTTTTGTTATTATGCCCACCGGTGGTGGCAAATCAATGTGCTACCAGCTTCCTGCCCTGATCCTGGATGGAACCGCCATCATTATTTCACCGCTCATTGCACTGATGAAAAACCAGGTTGACGCAATCCGGAACTTTGGAGCTGAAAATGGAATCGCCCATGTGCTGAATTCATCACTAAACAAAGCTGAAATCACACAGGTTCGGAAGGACTTAACCACCGGAAAAACGAAACTTCTCTATGTGGCTCCGGAGTCACTAACGAAAGAGGAAAATATAAAATTTTTCCAAGAGATTAATATCTCATTTTATGCTATTGATGAAGCACACTGTATCTCTGAATGGGGTCATGATTTCAGGCCGGAATATCGCCGTTTGCGCCCAATAATAGAGGCAATAGGTAAAAAAGTACCGGTTATTGCACTCACTGCAACTGCAACACCCAAAGTTCAGCAAGATATTCAGAAGAACCTTAACATGGTGGATGCCAATGTTTACAAGTCATCTTTTAATCGTCCGAACCTATATTACGAAGTAAGGCCGAAAAACGAAGATGTGAGTAAGGAAATCATTAAATATGTGAAAGCCAATTCAGGGAAATCTGGAATAATTTATTGCCTGAGCCGTAAAAAAGTTGAAGAACTTTCTGAAACGCTGCAGGTTAATGGCATTAAAGCTTTACCCTATCACGCCGGGCTTGATTCTTCGACCCGGAAAATAAACCAGGACAAATTCCTGATGGAAGAAAGTGACATTATTGTTGCTACCATCGCGTTCGGTATGGGAATTGACAAACCTGATGTTCGTTTTGTAATTCATTACGATATTCCAAAAAGCCTTGAAGGCTATTATCAGGAAACCGGAAGATCGGGCCGTGATGATGGTGAAGGCAATTGCATTGCATTTTATTCATACGACGATATTCAAAAGCTTGAAAAGTTCCTGAAAGGCAAACCAGTGGCAGAACAGGAAATTGCCCAGCAACTGCTGATCGAAACAGTTGCTTATGCTGAATCATCGGTATGCAGGCGCAAACAATTGTTACACTATTTTGGCGAAATATATAAAGAAGACAACTGCAATAATTGCGACAACTGCCTGCATCCAAAGTCAAAGTTTGAAGCCAAAGATTATGTAGTGACCGTGCTTGATGCAGTACTTGAAGTAAAGCAGTTATTCAAGGCAAAGCATATCATTAATATTTTAACAGGCAAAAACACTGCAACGCTGAAGAATTTCAAACATCATATGCTTGATTCTTTTGGCAAGGGCATGGAAAAAGATGAGAAGTTCTGGAACGCAATCATCCGTCAGATGCTAATTGAGCGCCTGCTCATCAAGGACATTGAAAATTATGGGTTACTGAAAATCAGTTCCGATGGCAATAAGTTTCTGAAGAAACCTGTTTCCATCATGCTTACCCTCGATCATGATTACGAAAGCTCAGAAGATGAAGACTTCTTTGCAGGTGCCGGATCAAAAACAAGTACAACTGACAAGACATTGTTTTCATTGCTCAAGGATCTGAGAAAAGACATATCAAGAAAAGAATCACTACCACCGTTTGTCATCTTCCAGGATCCTTCACTTGAAGATATGGCTACTCAATATCCGGTTACAATTGATGAATTAAAGCATATAACCGGAGTTGGTATTGGTAAAGCTCAGAAATACGGCAAACCGTTCGTTGAACTTATCGGACAGTATGTTGAAGAAAATGAGATCATCCGGCCACTTGATATGGTGGTCAAATCAGTTGTAAATAAAAGTGGCTTGAAGGTTTATATCATTCAGAACATTGACCGGAAAATTGCTTTGGAAGACATAGCTTATGCCAAAAACCTTACCATTGATGAACTGCTATCGGAAGTTGAACGGATCGTATCAAGTGGCACCAAGATTGACCTGAACTATTATGTCAATGAATACATAGATCCTTATCACCAGGAAGAAATATTCGATTATTTCAAAGAAGCTGAATCCGACTCTATCCAGGATGCACTTAAAACACTTGGAGAAGATGAGTACAGCGAGGAAGAGATCCGTTTGATGCGGATAAAATTTATGTCAGAACTTGGCAACTAATATTCTACTTTACTTAAAACCTTTCTTAAAATGACTGAAAACCTTGAGAATAAAGGCAAGAACCCAATGTCTGGCCTTTGGATCGCTAACATTGTATTAATGTTTGGCTTAATTTTGCTTTATGTTTTACACTTTAATTCCAGAAGTGAGAGCCAGTCAAAAGAAGCGGATCAACTCTTAACATCTGACCCACATGCCGCACCGCGCATTGCCTTTATTGATTCTGATACTTTAATGTTACAGTATGAAATGGTTTCTGAAATGGTAAATTCATTCGAAGCCAGTACAATAGCGAAAGAAGCTACAATGCGTAAGAGGCAAAATGAATTCGAACAAAAAGTAAACGACTTCCAGAAGCGCGTTCAGAGTGGAAGCATCTCCATGGAAATTGCCCAGATTACCGAGCAGCAGCTTATGACCGAGCAGCAGGAATTAATGAGCCTGCGCGATGAATTATCAGATCAGCTTGCAAAAGAAGAATTTGATATGAATGTGCAATTGCTCGATATTGTTTCGTTATTCCTTGAAGATTATAATCGTACCAGGCAATATGACCTGATTTTTAATTTCAAAAAAGGCACCAATTTATTTGTTGCGAACCAGGTTTATGATATTACACCCGAAGTTATCGAACTTCTGAACCAGGAATATCGTCTGAAAAGCCAGAAGAAATAATCAGTACTGCTTATGGCTGGGCTTAAATTTAATCATCCGGTTCTTATTCTACTAAGTTTAACGATGCTTATGGCGTCCTGCTATTCAAGCAATAAACGCTTAGAATCTGAACTGCCACCCGATGCTTTGGATAAGAACACGATGATTGATTTACTAACCGATATTCACCTGATTGAAGGAACCCTGGCACAGAAGCAGGTTAAGGGCGTGCTTGCTTTCGATTTTGCAGAAATCTATTATGATTCCCTTTTTGCAAAATATTCTATTCAAAAAGCAAAATTGGACAGCAGTATTGCATATTACAGCAGAAACCCAGATGTATATGAGGAAATATATGCTGAAGTAATTACCAGGCTCTCAAAAATAGAAAGCGCTCAAGGCCATATTCCAGATCTGGATTCAGATAGTATGTTGATTATTGAACCTGAAGTTGAAGAAGTAACGGAACCGTTTTGGTTTAAAAAGAGCCAAAACCCATGGCTTTACAACAAACCAGGATTATAACCTTTGTGATCTACTGCTTGATTGCTATAGCCGCGTAAGAAATCAAATCGGCGCCGTCGTTTACGGCATATGTCCAGGTCATTGTGCTGTTGGTAGTCAGGTTGCCTATCCCACTGATAGTTAAAGATGCAACCGTTTGAGCGGGAATGGTTATCCTATCCTCAGTAACAATACCGTAAGCTGAATGAAAGCTACCGACATTCGCAAAATTGGTCAGCACTACCTGTGATGAGTTTGATGGATCGTAGGCAATATCAACATTATAAAATGCCTGGTTACTTTTCACTTCAGTTTCGTCGAAGCGCCATGTACCAACAAATCTATCCCGGAGGTCGGCATCGGGATCGTCGTCGACAATCTCGCAGGCAGTGAAACAAAATAATAAGGATACAACTAGAAATAAACCAAATCTGTGAAGCTTTATCATAAATGTAGAATATTAGATGATCTGATAACCTTCGCAAAGATAAATCAAGTAGGCTGACAAAAGTAAACAAGGTGGGTAA from Bacteroidales bacterium carries:
- a CDS encoding PspC domain-containing protein: MNYSRFYRSRTQKVFGGVSGGIAEYFNMDPVIIRVIFVLAAIFGGGGVIIYLVLWVAVPERPFTSTFYNAGTPPEPDPTKDTPPVVEPEPGVDIANRRYTGSMIGGIILIGIGAIILVTRVVPNVYFRDLWPFILVAAGVVLILTSMNQPTPRQQ
- a CDS encoding beta-lactamase family protein produces the protein MSISLRLILVCIAFLLLVVSPENLSRSALPHQTELLSPKEEDQLYSYLLRDKVDQIDSLLNRYSWFNGNIMVVKDHKILYQRSHGYANFQTREPLTTSSVFELASVSKQFTAVAILMLYERKLIDLDDEIKRYLPEITYKDITIRHLLNHTSGLPNYMYVLEKQSDGSHMPSNEEMLKILVGSNPNIFFKPGRLYSYSNTGYALLASVVERVSGKTFSQFIRENIFHPLEMHNTFTSVELLDNEFTVSHQAVGHRQVWRRFRPNTPVVHDRVLGDKGIHSCLEDLYKWDQALYSGQLVSKQSLEEAYNPVTLSNRRNFPYGFGFRIGKKSEEKYVYHHGLWEGFRTSFIRYIERGDAIVILNNTNQRFNNKIINNIEHIIEKPVVMSPTHKLALCVIHDGVPKALEMYNEMIASGMLQHPDANELFGVAQMLRQINKPVLSSWIYEFYETTSLCRDVELPLAGK
- the lptB gene encoding LPS export ABC transporter ATP-binding protein codes for the protein MILRTDNIVKKYRKRTVVNNVSIEVKRGEIVGLLGPNGAGKTTSFYIIVGLIKPLEGRVFLDNTEITREPMYKRSQLGIGYLAQEASVFRRLSVEDNIKAVLEFTGLKKQQQKERLESLLDEFGLQHVRKSLGIMLSGGERRRTEIARALAVDPKFMLLDEPFAGVDPIAVEDIQNIVVRLKSKNIGILITDHNVHETLTITDRAYLLYEGSVLKSGTSEELAQDEQVRKVYLGKNFELRR
- a CDS encoding carboxymuconolactone decarboxylase family protein, with amino-acid sequence MTSKLEEFNAYRQKMNERILAADNKVIKRIYNIDTNAYMGGALNTKTKEMLGLIASLVLRCDDCIKYHLIKCHENGMNNEELFEILAIGNLVGGTIVIPHTRRAVEFWDELGSSSAT
- a CDS encoding KpsF/GutQ family sugar-phosphate isomerase; translation: MKSTDEIKEIARLTLRDEAEAVADLASHINDTFVEVVELILHSEGRAILTGIGKSAIIAQKIVATLNSTGTPAIFLHAADALHGDLGTIRKDDVVICLSKSGNTPEIKVLVPLLKLSVNKLVAFVGNTDSYLARQADYIIDVSVKKEACSNNLAPTSSTTAQLAMGDALAVCLLESRGFSISDFARYHPGGSLGKQLYLRVQDICITNEVPRVNVDDSIKTVIVEITSKRLGATAVVDGNQLKGIITDGDIRRMLYRNVEFENHKAVDIMSANPRTIEKDALVSDALNIMRQNNITQLLVVDHDLYTGVIHLHDILKEGII
- the recQ gene encoding DNA helicase RecQ, whose amino-acid sequence is MTKDYPLHDLLKKIFGFEHFKGNQEAIIKSVLAGKDAFVIMPTGGGKSMCYQLPALILDGTAIIISPLIALMKNQVDAIRNFGAENGIAHVLNSSLNKAEITQVRKDLTTGKTKLLYVAPESLTKEENIKFFQEINISFYAIDEAHCISEWGHDFRPEYRRLRPIIEAIGKKVPVIALTATATPKVQQDIQKNLNMVDANVYKSSFNRPNLYYEVRPKNEDVSKEIIKYVKANSGKSGIIYCLSRKKVEELSETLQVNGIKALPYHAGLDSSTRKINQDKFLMEESDIIVATIAFGMGIDKPDVRFVIHYDIPKSLEGYYQETGRSGRDDGEGNCIAFYSYDDIQKLEKFLKGKPVAEQEIAQQLLIETVAYAESSVCRRKQLLHYFGEIYKEDNCNNCDNCLHPKSKFEAKDYVVTVLDAVLEVKQLFKAKHIINILTGKNTATLKNFKHHMLDSFGKGMEKDEKFWNAIIRQMLIERLLIKDIENYGLLKISSDGNKFLKKPVSIMLTLDHDYESSEDEDFFAGAGSKTSTTDKTLFSLLKDLRKDISRKESLPPFVIFQDPSLEDMATQYPVTIDELKHITGVGIGKAQKYGKPFVELIGQYVEENEIIRPLDMVVKSVVNKSGLKVYIIQNIDRKIALEDIAYAKNLTIDELLSEVERIVSSGTKIDLNYYVNEYIDPYHQEEIFDYFKEAESDSIQDALKTLGEDEYSEEEIRLMRIKFMSELGN
- a CDS encoding OmpH family outer membrane protein; translated protein: MTENLENKGKNPMSGLWIANIVLMFGLILLYVLHFNSRSESQSKEADQLLTSDPHAAPRIAFIDSDTLMLQYEMVSEMVNSFEASTIAKEATMRKRQNEFEQKVNDFQKRVQSGSISMEIAQITEQQLMTEQQELMSLRDELSDQLAKEEFDMNVQLLDIVSLFLEDYNRTRQYDLIFNFKKGTNLFVANQVYDITPEVIELLNQEYRLKSQKK
- a CDS encoding DUF4296 domain-containing protein, with protein sequence MAGLKFNHPVLILLSLTMLMASCYSSNKRLESELPPDALDKNTMIDLLTDIHLIEGTLAQKQVKGVLAFDFAEIYYDSLFAKYSIQKAKLDSSIAYYSRNPDVYEEIYAEVITRLSKIESAQGHIPDLDSDSMLIIEPEVEEVTEPFWFKKSQNPWLYNKPGL